A single genomic interval of Crocosphaera sp. UHCC 0190 harbors:
- a CDS encoding 6-pyruvoyl-tetrahydropterin synthase-related protein → MKLTKNLQPISHFFESHKNNLSILVLYGVIAISLMAPMASSQVIAPYPDTPSHVGYIVQGRMALEEGQFPLRVAPVEDNGWRYPGFQFYSQFPYFFGALIYKFLLPYNPYDAYKLVVWTALLVGAFYIYRLSLKLTESQIPAILAGISYMSAPYFLNNIHARGAFTEAIAQGILPIALYYVIQCYNTGKKRDIILSGLSWFLLAITHIITFVYGTLFIGLLGLIVILQTRTTDFKLSRLIPVGKAYGLAWLLAIYFLAPVVLVSRNLSINKQIKAINPFDTRWYTPLSNLLSPTSLPPAPTETGLAPTYGLHPAIGWVFLAAWGVAIYYYYFSRSIPAKLEPTRPYLIGLLWVFIVALFVTWSPINFWIILPRQFWVAQFTFRFLTHVMWAGALLTAYASILIFRRRFDRRHLILGILIIVLASRPWLPIPRSTATVEDLLKEPLFRYSGALDYLYRTPVKKLYGKTDLLLSHPDWIPGYSTWDTFVNHPLILEAELYYPVWQKNEKPVLHLQGEIPLDNIADKASLEVQVNGQRVDIIDLVDRQLDWQVPFDKVAVNDENFGLKFLVNGATKDGQFFRIRVNKLWLEGLSPEHTTIPVSETQEKCSQQGVKTVCEITVKQDAQIVQLPVLYYKGMQKIWVDGQRVDYFPVYYRDYNLVGLDLKPGTYKIEVTFHGLAWANWISGLAWLGLIGVIFSPIIQRKLNK, encoded by the coding sequence ATGAAATTAACCAAAAACTTGCAACCCATTTCTCATTTTTTTGAATCCCATAAAAACAATTTATCAATTTTAGTTCTTTATGGCGTAATTGCTATTAGCTTAATGGCCCCAATGGCTTCCTCTCAAGTCATTGCCCCTTATCCTGATACTCCTTCTCATGTTGGTTATATTGTCCAAGGACGTATGGCTTTAGAAGAAGGTCAATTTCCCCTACGGGTTGCCCCAGTTGAAGATAATGGATGGCGTTATCCTGGCTTTCAATTTTATAGTCAATTCCCCTATTTTTTTGGGGCATTAATTTATAAATTTCTCTTGCCTTATAATCCTTATGATGCCTATAAGTTAGTAGTTTGGACAGCTTTATTAGTAGGTGCATTTTATATTTATCGCTTGAGCTTAAAACTAACTGAATCCCAAATCCCCGCAATTTTAGCAGGTATTTCTTATATGTCTGCTCCTTATTTTCTCAATAATATTCATGCCCGTGGAGCTTTTACAGAAGCCATTGCTCAAGGGATTTTACCCATTGCTCTTTACTATGTTATTCAATGCTACAACACAGGTAAAAAACGAGACATTATCCTTAGTGGCTTAAGTTGGTTTTTATTAGCGATAACCCATATTATTACCTTTGTTTACGGAACTCTTTTTATTGGGCTTTTAGGCTTAATTGTCATCTTACAAACTCGAACCACTGATTTTAAATTATCTCGACTCATTCCCGTCGGTAAAGCTTATGGTTTAGCTTGGTTGTTAGCCATTTATTTCCTGGCCCCAGTCGTCTTAGTTTCTCGTAATCTTTCAATCAACAAACAAATCAAAGCGATTAACCCATTTGACACCAGATGGTACACTCCCCTAAGTAATCTTCTTTCCCCAACTTCTTTACCTCCTGCTCCTACAGAAACAGGTTTAGCTCCTACCTATGGCTTACATCCAGCGATTGGTTGGGTTTTTCTAGCCGCTTGGGGTGTGGCTATTTATTATTATTATTTCTCTCGTTCTATTCCGGCCAAACTAGAACCAACGCGCCCCTATTTAATCGGATTACTTTGGGTATTTATCGTCGCTTTATTTGTCACTTGGAGTCCGATTAATTTTTGGATAATCTTGCCCCGTCAATTTTGGGTTGCTCAATTTACATTTCGGTTTTTAACCCATGTAATGTGGGCTGGTGCTTTATTAACTGCCTATGCAAGTATCCTGATTTTTCGCCGACGTTTTGATCGTCGTCACCTCATTCTTGGCATTCTAATTATTGTTTTAGCGAGTCGTCCCTGGTTGCCAATTCCTCGGAGTACAGCAACGGTTGAAGACTTATTAAAAGAACCATTATTTCGCTATTCTGGTGCTTTAGATTATCTTTATCGTACCCCAGTTAAAAAGTTATATGGCAAGACAGATTTATTATTATCTCATCCTGACTGGATTCCTGGGTATAGTACCTGGGATACATTTGTTAATCATCCCTTAATTTTAGAAGCAGAATTATATTATCCGGTATGGCAGAAAAATGAAAAACCAGTGCTACATCTTCAAGGAGAAATACCGTTAGACAATATTGCGGATAAAGCATCTTTAGAAGTTCAAGTTAATGGTCAAAGAGTTGATATCATTGATCTTGTTGATCGTCAATTAGATTGGCAAGTTCCTTTTGATAAAGTTGCGGTTAATGATGAGAATTTTGGTCTAAAATTTCTAGTTAATGGTGCAACTAAAGATGGTCAATTTTTCAGAATTCGGGTTAACAAACTCTGGTTAGAAGGATTATCCCCTGAACATACCACAATTCCCGTCAGTGAAACCCAAGAAAAATGCTCACAACAAGGAGTTAAAACGGTTTGTGAGATAACAGTTAAGCAAGATGCTCAAATCGTTCAATTGCCTGTTTTATACTATAAAGGAATGCAAAAAATTTGGGTAGATGGGCAAAGAGTAGACTATTTTCCTGTGTATTACCGAGATTATAATTTAGTGGGGTTAGATCTCAAACCAGGAACCTATAAAATTGAAGTAACCTTTCATGGTTTAGCTTGGGCAAATTGGATTAGTGGGTTAGCTTGGTTAGGATTAATTGGTGTAATTTTTAGCCCAATTATTCAACGAAAATTAAATAAATAG
- a CDS encoding ArnT family glycosyltransferase encodes MQVLKLSIITIIAAFIRIVFLDKIPNGFFPDEASNAYDAYSILRTGKDQYGHFLPLVFKSANDYREGLYIYLMVPFIKILGLNEFAARMTSAMIGTLTVLIIYYLVKEVFNRRVALSSALLLAIYPWHIQFSRIAFRAILFPCLFCLSLLFFFKSLKQPKYLPLSGLLFSISIFTYQSARVFVPLFLIGLIFIFYQFLWQHKFYTLLASILFLLFFIPQLIFYISPQGMTRANDVILSSNWLTIIKVYFSHFSPEFLFFKGDLNPRHLPQHRGELYYFEMITIPLGLFYLIKEKRKENIIFLIWLILYPLPAALTSEIHSLRAIIGAPLLAIISGYGITKIVDLIKFYPRFIVNFIVLLIISISLVLYSDRYFIDYPRWLTHAWLPTMGSVITYGDKTSSDCIVIDTNVYGEHIYIFVPFYGKLDPNYYQKLGVDIAVDRLDMGRWKVENLNEISSFNSQCLYITTTQQLETIIGKGYKPQPLEHFKDINGEEIYQVVKIKS; translated from the coding sequence ATGCAAGTTTTAAAGCTTAGTATTATTACAATAATTGCTGCTTTTATACGGATAGTTTTTTTAGATAAAATTCCGAATGGTTTTTTTCCTGATGAAGCATCTAATGCTTATGATGCTTATTCGATTCTCCGTACAGGTAAAGATCAATATGGTCATTTTTTACCCTTAGTGTTTAAATCAGCTAATGATTATCGAGAAGGTTTATATATATACTTAATGGTTCCTTTTATTAAAATTTTGGGGTTAAATGAGTTTGCCGCTAGAATGACTTCAGCGATGATTGGAACCCTAACAGTTTTGATTATATATTATCTAGTTAAAGAGGTTTTTAATCGGCGTGTTGCTCTATCTTCTGCTTTATTATTAGCGATTTATCCTTGGCATATTCAATTTAGCCGTATTGCTTTTAGAGCTATCTTATTTCCTTGTTTGTTTTGTTTAAGTTTACTTTTCTTTTTCAAGAGTTTAAAACAGCCTAAATATTTACCCCTATCGGGTTTATTATTTTCTATTAGTATTTTTACTTATCAGTCTGCTAGGGTATTCGTACCTCTTTTTTTAATAGGATTAATTTTCATTTTTTATCAATTTCTCTGGCAACATAAATTTTATACATTGTTAGCAAGTATTTTATTTTTACTATTCTTTATTCCTCAACTTATTTTCTATATCTCTCCTCAAGGAATGACCAGAGCCAATGATGTTATTTTATCAAGTAATTGGTTAACAATAATTAAAGTTTATTTTTCTCATTTTAGTCCTGAATTTTTATTTTTTAAAGGCGATCTTAATCCTCGTCATTTACCTCAACATAGAGGGGAACTTTACTACTTTGAGATGATTACAATTCCTTTGGGACTATTTTATCTGATTAAAGAAAAGCGAAAAGAAAATATTATTTTTTTGATTTGGTTAATATTATATCCATTACCTGCTGCTTTAACCTCAGAAATTCATTCTCTCAGAGCAATTATTGGCGCACCTTTATTGGCTATTATTTCAGGTTATGGCATCACTAAAATAGTTGATTTAATTAAATTTTATCCAAGATTTATTGTCAATTTTATTGTGTTATTAATTATTTCAATTTCTTTGGTACTTTATAGCGATCGCTATTTTATTGACTATCCTCGCTGGTTGACTCATGCTTGGTTGCCAACCATGGGATCAGTGATCACTTATGGGGATAAAACCTCATCTGATTGTATTGTAATTGATACCAATGTGTATGGAGAACATATCTATATTTTTGTTCCTTTTTATGGAAAATTAGACCCTAATTACTATCAAAAGTTAGGGGTTGATATAGCAGTTGATCGATTAGATATGGGACGGTGGAAAGTGGAAAATTTGAATGAAATTAGTTCCTTCAATTCACAGTGTCTTTATATTACTACAACCCAGCAATTAGAAACCATAATCGGTAAAGGATATAAACCGCAACCCCTTGAGCATTTTAAGGATATTAATGGGGAAGAAATTTATCAAGTAGTTAAGATTAAATCCTAG
- a CDS encoding ArnT family glycosyltransferase: MLKFKNINIPYLPIILILALLLRVMFLGTIPNGFFTDEASNAYDAYSILHTLRDQYGEFLPWYFKSANDYREGLYMYLMVPFIKVFGLNPFGARITSAILGTLTVFIVYHLGKEIFNQRIGLLSALFLAILPWHIHFSRTTFRAILLPCLFSLSLLFFVKSFKQPKWLILSSLMLGISIYTYNSARVFIPLFMLGLGVIYWEHLWKNKNYTVLGFLAFLAIFIPQLIYQLSPEGMARADAVGIQTDINKIISDYLSYFSPDFLFFKGDPIPRHTIDRTGELYSFQIPLLIIGIMQLIRDKNSSKWILFLWLFLYPIPAAFISPYSAVRTLAATPLFAILSGYGTIQLIDFCKGKIKMVFTFLMISVIFANLAIYAQRYFVEYPRWHSDVWLSTLEETITYADKTSYDCIVYSSNAYGEYAYIMIPFFTKMPPADYQKLGIDVVENKLDMGRWKVENLEKKIDELNTNCLYLLYNGPNPENNNIIKGKDGEVLSKKYQEKLIYSTRDISGVQQYRLVELKKQS, translated from the coding sequence ATGCTGAAGTTTAAAAATATTAACATTCCCTATCTTCCTATTATCTTAATCCTTGCCTTGTTGCTAAGGGTAATGTTTTTAGGAACAATTCCTAATGGTTTTTTTACAGATGAAGCGTCAAATGCTTATGATGCCTATTCTATTCTTCATACCTTACGGGATCAATATGGGGAATTTTTGCCTTGGTATTTCAAATCAGCGAATGATTACCGTGAAGGGTTATATATGTACCTTATGGTTCCCTTCATTAAAGTTTTTGGACTAAATCCTTTTGGAGCGAGAATCACTTCTGCTATCCTTGGAACTCTAACGGTTTTTATCGTTTATCATCTTGGCAAAGAGATTTTTAATCAAAGAATTGGTTTATTATCTGCCTTATTTTTAGCAATATTACCCTGGCATATTCATTTTAGTCGCACCACCTTTAGGGCGATTTTACTGCCTTGTTTATTTTCTTTGAGCTTACTATTTTTTGTTAAAAGTTTTAAACAACCTAAATGGCTAATTTTATCTAGTTTAATGCTTGGAATTAGTATCTATACTTATAATTCAGCTAGGGTCTTTATTCCTTTGTTCATGCTAGGATTAGGGGTTATTTATTGGGAACATCTTTGGAAAAATAAAAACTATACTGTCCTAGGATTTTTGGCATTTCTGGCTATTTTTATCCCTCAACTCATTTATCAACTCTCTCCTGAAGGCATGGCCAGAGCAGATGCTGTCGGGATTCAAACAGATATCAATAAAATCATTAGTGATTATTTATCCTATTTTAGTCCTGATTTCCTATTTTTTAAAGGCGATCCTATTCCTCGTCACACCATTGATAGGACTGGAGAACTATATTCTTTTCAAATTCCTTTATTAATTATTGGAATTATGCAACTAATTAGGGATAAAAATTCTAGCAAGTGGATATTATTTTTATGGCTGTTTTTATATCCTATTCCTGCTGCTTTTATTTCTCCTTATAGTGCCGTCAGAACTTTAGCAGCAACCCCGTTATTTGCTATTTTATCAGGTTATGGAACGATTCAATTAATTGACTTCTGCAAAGGTAAAATCAAAATGGTTTTCACTTTTCTTATGATCTCAGTTATCTTTGCCAATTTAGCAATTTATGCTCAGCGATATTTTGTTGAATATCCTCGGTGGCATTCTGATGTTTGGTTATCGACTTTAGAAGAAACCATCACTTATGCAGATAAAACCTCTTATGATTGTATTGTTTATAGCAGTAATGCCTATGGTGAATATGCTTACATCATGATTCCGTTTTTTACTAAAATGCCTCCAGCAGACTATCAAAAGCTTGGTATTGATGTTGTTGAAAATAAATTAGATATGGGAAGATGGAAGGTCGAAAATTTAGAAAAGAAAATTGATGAACTAAATACTAACTGTCTTTATCTTCTTTATAATGGCCCCAATCCTGAAAATAATAACATCATCAAGGGAAAAGATGGTGAAGTTTTATCTAAAAAATACCAAGAAAAGTTAATTTATTCAACTAGAGATATCAGTGGTGTCCAACAATATAGATTAGTTGAACTTAAAAAACAAAGCTAG
- a CDS encoding FkbM family methyltransferase produces MINNLKNWLKIRLARALAPEIDQLLEVDRKLEDVRLYGIAPWYQENFWEPPVQLALRDLCRPGDVVFDVGANFGGLTTIMSRMVGPKGVVCSFEASPRIVDKCQRNLVLSGCSNVQLFHAAVYYKSYAKVPIYLGSHLNDSIYNNQPNETAAYEVSTICLDDFVKHTGLVPNLAKMDIEGAEFDAIKGMANTIKSAKPHLILETQPDDTNCLDFLRAEGYIAIDLNTYQVVESPQDYPPGVGIRNNLYIHQDRLSEVAYNPPFTFKDFATLEAADFQSKPDGSIGLRTPLILDRGRYLIDVAFTAQGTDNDLTCGVKVGNKPIFRYHAYSNLLASSYRDWVIHLSETSKVDLYFDFLHGTRDETLSVQGAKITQISDFQDLPTNLYI; encoded by the coding sequence ATGATTAATAACTTGAAAAATTGGCTCAAAATTCGTTTGGCTAGAGCCTTAGCTCCTGAAATTGATCAACTTTTAGAAGTTGATCGCAAACTAGAAGATGTTCGACTTTATGGTATCGCTCCTTGGTATCAAGAAAACTTCTGGGAACCCCCTGTTCAATTAGCATTACGGGATCTTTGTCGCCCTGGAGATGTTGTCTTTGATGTTGGGGCCAATTTTGGCGGATTAACTACTATTATGTCTCGTATGGTAGGGCCAAAAGGGGTGGTTTGTTCCTTTGAAGCAAGCCCTCGAATTGTGGATAAATGCCAGCGAAATTTAGTGTTAAGTGGTTGCAGTAATGTGCAATTATTTCATGCTGCTGTTTATTATAAATCCTATGCCAAAGTGCCTATTTATTTAGGTAGTCATCTTAATGACAGTATCTACAATAATCAACCTAATGAAACGGCAGCTTATGAGGTTTCAACCATCTGTTTAGATGATTTTGTTAAACATACAGGTTTAGTGCCTAATCTGGCAAAAATGGATATTGAAGGGGCGGAATTTGATGCCATCAAAGGAATGGCCAATACGATTAAATCAGCCAAACCTCATTTAATTTTAGAAACTCAGCCTGATGATACGAATTGCCTCGATTTTTTAAGAGCAGAAGGTTATATTGCCATAGATTTAAACACTTATCAAGTAGTTGAAAGTCCCCAGGATTATCCCCCAGGAGTAGGCATTCGCAATAATCTCTATATTCACCAAGATCGCTTGTCTGAAGTAGCTTATAATCCTCCTTTTACTTTCAAAGATTTTGCCACTTTAGAGGCTGCTGATTTTCAGTCTAAACCTGATGGCTCAATTGGGTTAAGAACCCCTTTAATTCTTGATAGGGGAAGATATTTAATTGATGTTGCTTTTACGGCTCAAGGAACAGATAACGACCTAACTTGTGGTGTTAAGGTGGGCAATAAACCGATCTTCCGTTATCATGCCTATAGCAACTTGTTAGCCTCTAGTTATCGTGACTGGGTTATTCATCTTTCTGAAACCTCAAAGGTTGATTTATATTTTGATTTTCTTCATGGAACTCGTGATGAAACCTTATCGGTTCAGGGGGCAAAAATTACTCAAATTTCTGATTTTCAAGATTTGCCCACGAATCTTTATATCTAA
- a CDS encoding glycosyltransferase, with protein sequence MKVLIADFDLFSKVGGGQTFYRSIIKKNPQIDFYYIAEKEPRNTSRPSNAHALSYQEQFLLTDFKNFFEVTPPKWVERAFVMASNIAASAANQQFDVIDVPDYEQWGIFLRPALKHYGITFNRIALSMHGKISQTLRLDWFDFGLANIPLDLQEKMQYKAVDLRYGISKSYLDEWREYSDFDSHYYNPLHFIDLPKPTRGLPSEVAPSLNFIGRTEKRKGPDIFIDMAWWIPRKSYSQARIIGPHSYNYNNTKSSQKYLAEMINHRQKDLKMLPPMTPSELVELFASKSITFLPSRYDTLNLVALESLFSGCPTAIGNGAGVCRFLEESFPDVPFVKIDINDIYTSLPKIQKILDNYQEYREHLVDTLLSSNLETSDLFLEEIYNQPLMSDTEINEELGQWYAQLINYWEAGQVGFSLSKLPAIKGIKSQIKSQIKPLYKQIKATIGETKEQLRKPLEEPRNAQTLKAPKLVKRYKFTFNASELTQKDLGNKVKECWKLGSAFGGENQSLQDRLGNGYRIDRVRLWREIARIEEIRGNELVSATYKLRGIRLLDKDLFGDLSYVMRALNNQGFRREAQVIEAMYGKPAERETRCYELIKQSVSDNLLNPQRDYEFIDDRRDQSAYRVSVIVSLYNAADKLPLFLRTLQHQTLMQRGDAEIILMDSGSPGDEYQVFQQLASELNLPIVYARSKQRETIQTAWNRGIDLSRGSFLSFLGVDETILPGCLEILAAELDKDPELDWVIGHSLVTSVDKNGSWVNDVMPYNRSNYHQDLVYLETCYLSWVGALYRRSIHDRFGYYDGSFRGAGDTEFKSRMLPFIKSKVVDQTLGVFWNYPDERTTQSPAAEMEDMRAWYLHRTLAGVRYAFANRNVEDLEKLIYSTLGYRKSYCTHTSTDLEYAYNLSLHLKEVHPESKALQYFKGIETLLKAYRSLDWIPKLSRFSPLSQVVQTRKIANQIQQEHQAYWNPKMSPEMSPELAPNYRIFNDNRHEQHAFLWLTEVEKAND encoded by the coding sequence ATGAAAGTCCTTATTGCTGATTTCGATTTATTTAGTAAGGTTGGCGGTGGTCAAACCTTTTATCGCAGTATTATCAAAAAAAATCCCCAAATAGACTTTTATTATATTGCTGAAAAAGAACCACGAAATACCTCTCGGCCTAGTAATGCTCACGCCCTTTCTTATCAAGAACAGTTTCTCTTAACTGATTTTAAAAATTTCTTCGAGGTGACACCGCCAAAATGGGTAGAACGGGCCTTTGTTATGGCCAGCAATATCGCCGCTTCTGCTGCCAATCAACAGTTTGATGTCATTGATGTCCCTGACTATGAACAATGGGGCATATTTTTACGGCCTGCCCTTAAACATTATGGTATTACCTTTAATCGCATTGCTTTGTCAATGCACGGAAAAATCTCTCAAACTCTCCGTCTAGATTGGTTTGATTTTGGGTTGGCTAATATTCCTCTAGATCTACAAGAAAAAATGCAATATAAGGCGGTAGATCTCCGTTATGGAATTAGTAAAAGCTATTTAGATGAATGGCGAGAATATTCTGATTTTGATTCCCATTATTATAATCCCCTTCACTTTATTGATCTACCAAAACCCACCAGAGGTTTACCCTCAGAAGTTGCTCCCAGTCTCAATTTTATCGGAAGGACAGAAAAGAGAAAAGGCCCTGATATTTTCATTGATATGGCATGGTGGATTCCTAGAAAAAGCTATAGTCAAGCGCGTATTATTGGCCCCCATAGTTACAATTACAATAATACTAAATCATCTCAAAAGTATTTAGCGGAGATGATTAATCATCGACAGAAAGATCTGAAGATGCTTCCCCCCATGACTCCCTCAGAATTAGTAGAATTATTTGCTAGTAAATCTATTACTTTTCTGCCTTCACGATACGATACGTTAAATTTAGTTGCCTTAGAATCTCTATTTTCAGGTTGTCCGACGGCCATTGGCAATGGTGCAGGGGTTTGTCGCTTTTTAGAGGAAAGTTTCCCTGATGTTCCTTTTGTAAAAATTGACATCAATGATATCTATACTTCTTTACCTAAGATTCAAAAAATTCTCGATAATTATCAAGAATATAGGGAACATTTAGTCGATACACTCCTTTCTTCTAATTTAGAAACATCTGATCTCTTTTTAGAGGAAATTTACAATCAGCCATTAATGTCTGATACAGAAATTAATGAAGAATTAGGTCAATGGTATGCTCAATTGATTAATTATTGGGAAGCGGGACAAGTCGGATTTAGTCTCTCAAAATTACCTGCAATTAAAGGGATTAAATCCCAAATCAAGTCCCAGATTAAACCTCTTTATAAACAAATTAAAGCCACCATTGGAGAAACAAAGGAGCAACTAAGAAAGCCTTTAGAAGAACCTCGCAATGCTCAAACTTTAAAAGCTCCCAAATTAGTTAAACGCTATAAATTCACTTTTAATGCGTCAGAATTAACCCAAAAAGACCTAGGCAATAAAGTCAAAGAATGCTGGAAATTAGGCTCAGCCTTTGGGGGAGAAAATCAAAGTTTACAGGATCGCTTAGGTAATGGCTACCGCATAGATCGGGTTCGTTTATGGCGAGAAATTGCTAGAATTGAAGAGATACGGGGTAATGAACTGGTTTCAGCTACCTATAAACTCAGAGGAATACGCCTCTTAGATAAAGATTTATTTGGGGATCTTTCCTATGTAATGCGGGCTTTAAATAATCAAGGTTTTCGTCGTGAAGCTCAAGTTATTGAGGCTATGTATGGTAAACCTGCCGAACGAGAAACGCGGTGTTATGAATTAATTAAACAGAGTGTCTCGGATAATTTATTAAACCCACAACGGGACTATGAATTCATTGATGATCGCCGCGATCAATCTGCCTATCGCGTTAGTGTAATTGTCTCTTTATATAACGCGGCTGATAAACTTCCCTTATTTTTGAGAACCCTACAACATCAAACCCTAATGCAACGGGGAGACGCAGAAATTATCTTAATGGATAGTGGTTCTCCAGGGGATGAATACCAAGTTTTTCAACAATTAGCTTCTGAATTAAATCTGCCCATTGTTTACGCAAGATCTAAACAAAGAGAAACCATTCAGACAGCTTGGAACCGAGGAATTGACCTATCAAGAGGAAGTTTTTTATCCTTTTTAGGAGTAGATGAAACCATTTTACCTGGTTGTTTAGAAATACTGGCGGCTGAATTAGATAAAGATCCTGAACTTGATTGGGTAATTGGTCATAGTTTAGTCACCAGTGTTGATAAAAACGGCAGTTGGGTTAATGATGTTATGCCGTACAATCGTAGTAATTATCATCAGGATTTAGTATACTTAGAAACTTGTTATTTATCTTGGGTAGGAGCCTTATATCGTCGCTCCATTCATGATCGTTTCGGTTACTATGATGGCAGTTTCCGAGGAGCAGGGGATACAGAATTTAAGAGTCGGATGTTACCCTTCATTAAAAGTAAAGTTGTTGACCAAACTTTAGGGGTATTTTGGAACTATCCTGATGAAAGAACCACCCAAAGTCCCGCCGCAGAAATGGAAGATATGCGGGCTTGGTATTTACATCGAACCTTAGCAGGAGTTCGTTATGCTTTTGCTAATAGAAATGTCGAAGATCTTGAAAAATTAATTTACTCAACTTTAGGTTATCGTAAGTCTTATTGCACTCACACCAGTACGGATTTAGAGTATGCTTACAACTTAAGTTTACATTTAAAAGAGGTGCATCCTGAATCAAAAGCCTTGCAATATTTTAAAGGCATCGAGACTTTATTGAAAGCCTATCGATCCCTAGATTGGATTCCGAAATTGTCGCGCTTTTCTCCCTTAAGCCAGGTTGTACAAACTCGGAAAATTGCCAATCAAATTCAACAAGAACATCAGGCTTATTGGAATCCTAAGATGAGTCCTGAGATGAGTCCTGAACTCGCTCCTAATTATCGTATTTTTAACGATAACCGTCATGAACAACACGCATTTCTTTGGTTAACTGAGGTAGAAAAAGCTAATGATTAA